The Mucilaginibacter rubeus genomic interval GGCTGCTGTACTCAATAGCTTTATCAATAGCAAATGGAGTCCTGTCGAAAAGATTGCCGCAAACCTGGTCGCAAATATCCCAGGAATAAAAGTCTGCAACCCATTTATCCATGAGTTCGGGCGTTACCTGTTTGGGCTCGGCAATCATTGATGCCAGCATCCTGGCTTCATGTACTTGAGTATCCCAAAGCGCTAAGGCCAATTCATGATCTTTTTTAATGAGCTTGGCAAGCTTACGGATCTCGGGCAACTTTACACCCAAAGCCCGCGAACTGTCGATACCAAAGCGGGCCATGCCTTTTAAGTAGGTGGCGTCGGCCTTTTCTTTGAGATGTTCAAGTACAAATGTTACGGTATCCATTTAATTGGTCATGCTTTTCTTCTGGAGGGTATTGTGGATGGGCACAACCTGCATCAGCGCCGCGCTGCAGTAAAAGGGGTGTAGTTCCATTACTAAAGCTCCAGCCTTAATAGCCGGGTCTGTTTCTGTGAGTTTTTTC includes:
- a CDS encoding DNA alkylation repair protein — its product is MDTVTFVLEHLKEKADATYLKGMARFGIDSSRALGVKLPEIRKLAKLIKKDHELALALWDTQVHEARMLASMIAEPKQVTPELMDKWVADFYSWDICDQVCGNLFDRTPFAIDKAIEYSSHQEEFVKRAGFVLMAEYAIHNKTAPDEVFLNLFPIMEREAWDNRNFVKKAINWALRQIGKRNNILKVNAINTARNIYNQSSKSAKWIAKSAIDELISK